TCGACTTCTTGCCGCCCATAAGGATCTTGTTGACCAGCGCGGTGACCAGCGGGCTGTTGTAGACCGGGTCGACGACGACGGGGTGCTTGGGGGCTGGGCCCTTGCGCGGCATCAGCTCTTCTCCTTCTTCGCCCCGTAGCGACTACGCGCCTGCTTGCGGTTCTTCACGCCCTGCGTGTCGAGCGCGCCACGGATGATCTTGTAACGGACGCCGGGGAGGTCCTTCACCCGACCGCCGCGGACGAGCACGATCGAGTGCTCCTGGAGGTTGTGGCCGACCCCGGGGATGTAGGCCGTGACCTCGATCTGGCTGGTCAGGCGCACGCGTGCCACCTTGCGCAGCGCCGAGTTCGGCTTCTTCGGGGTGGTCGTGTACACGCGGGTGCAGACACCGCGCCGCTGGGGGCTGCCCTTCAGGGCCGGCGTCTTGGTCTTCC
This DNA window, taken from Actinomycetes bacterium, encodes the following:
- the rpsL gene encoding 30S ribosomal protein S12, which codes for MPTIQQLVRKGRQDKIGKTKTPALKGSPQRRGVCTRVYTTTPKKPNSALRKVARVRLTSQIEVTAYIPGVGHNLQEHSIVLVRGGRVKDLPGVRYKIIRGALDTQGVKNRKQARSRYGAKKEKS